A single window of Nocardia higoensis DNA harbors:
- a CDS encoding Uma2 family endonuclease yields MPLSRTDEPDLPEFMTWEELERLPEEIASRIELWDGKVMWVRRGPAEHQVFTNRLWVALEKHTRDIARTTPSECWRVTTETNVFLGSHGKSNFLTPDFLVHRCLSGPYQDIRAADALLVGEVLSPSNSRSDMEAKKARYAGAGIPWYWEVSLAYTTSAIATIRAYALETGYGELPPGVRPLHPADYRLAGEWTPADEAGVHIDFPFPIRIPWTDLEY; encoded by the coding sequence ATGCCATTGTCGCGGACCGACGAACCCGACCTTCCGGAGTTCATGACCTGGGAAGAACTCGAGCGGTTACCGGAGGAGATCGCCTCTCGGATCGAGCTCTGGGACGGCAAGGTGATGTGGGTCCGGCGAGGCCCGGCCGAACACCAGGTCTTCACCAATCGGCTGTGGGTCGCGCTCGAGAAGCACACGCGCGATATCGCGCGAACCACCCCGTCCGAGTGCTGGCGAGTCACCACGGAGACGAATGTCTTCCTGGGCAGCCATGGTAAGTCGAATTTCCTGACCCCCGACTTCCTGGTGCATCGCTGCCTGAGCGGTCCCTATCAGGACATCCGCGCGGCCGACGCACTGCTGGTGGGCGAAGTGTTGTCGCCGTCGAACTCGCGCTCGGACATGGAGGCGAAGAAGGCTCGCTACGCCGGGGCGGGAATCCCCTGGTACTGGGAGGTCAGCCTGGCATATACCACCAGTGCGATCGCGACGATCCGAGCCTATGCGCTCGAGACCGGCTACGGCGAGCTACCGCCCGGCGTACGTCCCCTGCATCCGGCGGACTACCGCCTGGCAGGCGAATGGACTCCGGCCGACGAGGCCGGAGTCCATATCGACTTCCCCTTTCCCATCCGCATTCCCTGGACGGATCTGGAGTATTGA
- a CDS encoding RelA/SpoT family protein, producing MTQHLGEANVEQSATATPPSPPAKTPAPTPTPPSPSPKQPTATSTVPTSASRRVRARLARRMTGQRGIAAVKPVLEPLATVHRELYPKANLTLLQKAFDVADERHAHQFRKSGDPYITHPLAVANILAELGMDTTTLVAALLHDTVEDTGYTLEQLKAEFGDEVAHLVDGVTKLDKVNLGAAAEAETIRKMIIAMARDPRVLVIKVADRLHNMRTMRFLPPEKQAKKAKETLEVIAPLAHRLGMATVKWELEDLAFAILHPKKYDEIVRLVADRAPSRDTYLAKVRAEIVNTLAASRIQAVVEGRPKHYWSIYQKMIVKGKDFDDIHDLVGIRILCDEVRDCYAAVGVVHSLWQPMAGRFKDYIAQPRYGVYQSLHTTVVGPDGKPLEVQIRTQDMHRTAEFGIAAHWRYKETKGKHSGDAAEVDDMAWMRQLLDWQREAADPAEFLESLRFDLKSPEIFVFTPKGDVITLPQKSTPVDFAYAVHTEVGHRCIGARVNGRLVALERQLENGEVVEVFTSKAQNAGPSRDWQNFVVSPRAKAKIRQWFAKERREEALESGKEQISKEVRRVGLPLQRLMSVDAMNAVAHELHYSDISSLYTAVGEHQVSAHHVVQRLMAQLGGIGDVENELAERSTPSTTPSRQRVTGDAGVLIPGASGTVAKLAKCCTPVPGDEIMGFVTRGGSVSVHRTDCTNAESLRQQPERIIDVEWAPSPSSVFLVAIQIEALDRTRLLSDVTKVLADEKVNILSASVATHGDRVAISKFTFEMGDPKHLGHLLNVVRNVEGVYDVYRVTSAA from the coding sequence ATGACTCAGCACTTGGGCGAGGCGAATGTCGAGCAATCGGCGACGGCGACGCCGCCTTCGCCACCGGCGAAAACTCCTGCCCCGACGCCGACTCCCCCGTCACCGTCGCCCAAGCAGCCCACGGCCACGTCCACCGTGCCCACCTCCGCCTCGCGCCGGGTGCGTGCCAGGCTGGCCCGCAGGATGACCGGTCAGCGCGGGATCGCCGCGGTCAAGCCGGTGCTCGAGCCGCTGGCCACGGTCCACCGCGAGCTGTATCCGAAGGCGAACCTGACGCTGCTGCAGAAGGCCTTCGATGTCGCCGACGAGCGCCACGCCCACCAGTTCCGCAAGTCCGGCGACCCTTACATCACCCATCCGCTCGCGGTCGCCAACATCCTGGCCGAGTTGGGCATGGACACCACCACGCTGGTGGCCGCGCTGCTGCACGACACCGTCGAGGACACCGGCTACACCCTCGAGCAGCTGAAGGCCGAGTTCGGCGACGAGGTGGCCCACCTGGTCGACGGCGTCACCAAGCTGGACAAGGTCAACCTGGGCGCGGCCGCCGAGGCCGAGACCATCCGCAAGATGATCATCGCGATGGCCCGCGATCCGCGCGTGCTGGTCATCAAGGTCGCCGACCGCCTGCACAACATGCGCACCATGCGCTTCCTGCCGCCGGAGAAGCAGGCGAAGAAGGCCAAGGAGACCCTCGAGGTCATCGCACCGCTGGCCCATCGCCTGGGCATGGCCACCGTCAAGTGGGAGCTCGAGGACCTCGCGTTCGCGATCCTGCATCCCAAGAAGTACGACGAGATCGTGCGTCTGGTCGCCGACCGCGCACCCTCGCGCGACACCTATCTGGCCAAGGTTCGCGCCGAGATCGTCAACACGCTGGCCGCCTCGCGGATCCAGGCGGTCGTGGAGGGCAGGCCCAAGCACTACTGGTCGATCTACCAGAAGATGATCGTCAAGGGTAAGGATTTCGACGACATCCACGACCTGGTCGGCATCCGCATCCTCTGCGACGAGGTGCGCGACTGCTATGCCGCGGTCGGCGTGGTGCACTCGCTGTGGCAGCCGATGGCGGGCCGGTTCAAGGACTACATCGCCCAGCCCCGCTACGGCGTCTACCAATCGCTGCACACCACCGTGGTCGGCCCCGACGGCAAGCCGCTCGAGGTGCAGATCCGCACCCAGGACATGCACCGCACCGCCGAGTTCGGCATCGCCGCGCACTGGCGCTACAAGGAGACCAAGGGCAAGCACTCCGGTGACGCCGCCGAGGTCGACGACATGGCGTGGATGCGCCAGCTGCTGGACTGGCAGCGCGAGGCCGCCGACCCCGCGGAGTTCCTGGAGTCGCTGCGCTTCGATCTGAAGTCGCCGGAGATCTTCGTGTTCACGCCGAAGGGCGACGTGATCACGCTGCCGCAGAAGTCGACCCCGGTCGACTTCGCCTACGCCGTGCACACCGAGGTCGGCCACCGCTGCATCGGCGCGCGGGTCAACGGCAGACTGGTCGCGCTGGAACGCCAGCTCGAGAACGGCGAGGTGGTCGAGGTATTCACCTCGAAGGCGCAGAACGCGGGCCCGAGCCGCGACTGGCAGAACTTCGTGGTGTCCCCGCGCGCCAAGGCCAAGATCCGGCAGTGGTTCGCCAAGGAGCGCCGCGAAGAAGCCCTGGAGAGCGGCAAGGAGCAGATCTCCAAGGAGGTCCGCCGCGTCGGCCTGCCCCTGCAGCGGCTGATGAGCGTGGACGCGATGAACGCCGTCGCCCACGAACTGCACTACAGCGACATCTCCAGCCTCTACACCGCCGTGGGCGAGCACCAGGTCTCCGCCCATCATGTCGTGCAGCGCCTGATGGCCCAGCTCGGCGGCATCGGTGACGTGGAGAACGAACTCGCCGAACGCTCGACGCCGTCGACCACCCCCAGCCGTCAGCGCGTCACCGGCGACGCGGGAGTGCTGATCCCCGGCGCCTCCGGCACCGTCGCCAAGCTGGCCAAATGCTGCACCCCGGTCCCGGGCGACGAGATCATGGGCTTCGTGACCCGCGGCGGGTCGGTCAGCGTCCACCGCACCGACTGCACCAACGCCGAATCCCTGCGGCAGCAGCCCGAACGCATCATCGATGTGGAATGGGCGCCGTCGCCGTCCTCGGTCTTCCTGGTCGCGATCCAGATCGAAGCTCTGGATCGCACCCGCCTGCTCTCCGACGTCACGAAGGTCCTCGCCGACGAGAAGGTCAACATCCTGTCCGCCTCCGTCGCCACCCATGGCGATCGGGTGGCCATCAGCAAGTTCACCTTCGAGATGGGCGACCCGAAGCACCTCGGGCACCTGTTGAACGTGGTGCGCAATGTGGAGGGCGTCTACGACGTGTACCGCGTGACCTCGGCTGCCTGA
- a CDS encoding RrF2 family transcriptional regulator — protein sequence MQLSRFTDLGLRAMMRLAVGGAAEERVTVGLVARQVNASEHYVAKAVTKLAELGFVDSHRGRTGGIFLTDKGRAATVGQIVRGLEGASEVVDCSGEHPCPLATACRLRRMLAQAQEMFYRELDNYSLGDLVDDRTVRMLYMPGMPERAGSYTR from the coding sequence ATGCAGCTGTCCAGGTTCACCGATCTCGGCCTGCGCGCCATGATGCGCCTGGCCGTCGGTGGCGCGGCCGAGGAGCGTGTCACCGTCGGCTTGGTCGCTCGGCAGGTCAATGCCTCGGAACATTATGTCGCCAAGGCGGTGACGAAGCTGGCCGAACTGGGATTCGTCGACTCGCATCGCGGTCGCACCGGCGGGATCTTCCTCACCGACAAGGGCCGCGCGGCGACCGTCGGGCAGATCGTGCGCGGACTGGAGGGCGCCTCGGAGGTCGTGGACTGCTCCGGCGAGCACCCCTGTCCGCTCGCCACGGCCTGCCGTTTGCGGCGGATGCTGGCGCAGGCGCAGGAGATGTTCTACCGGGAATTGGACAATTACAGTCTCGGTGACCTCGTCGACGATCGCACAGTTCGGATGTTGTACATGCCGGGCATGCCCGAGCGGGCGGGGTCGTACACTCGATAA
- a CDS encoding YnfA family protein → MTVLRSLVLFGLAALAEIGGAWLVWQGYREGRGLWWVAAGVIALGAYGFVATFQPDPNFGRILAAYGGVFVAGSLAWAMVLDGFRPDRWDLTGALICLTGVAVIMYAPR, encoded by the coding sequence ATGACGGTTCTGCGGTCCCTGGTGTTGTTCGGGCTGGCGGCGCTCGCCGAGATCGGCGGCGCCTGGCTGGTGTGGCAGGGCTACCGGGAGGGCCGCGGGCTGTGGTGGGTCGCGGCGGGAGTGATCGCTCTCGGTGCCTACGGATTCGTGGCCACCTTCCAGCCGGATCCGAACTTCGGGCGGATCCTGGCCGCGTACGGGGGAGTGTTCGTGGCCGGCTCGCTGGCATGGGCGATGGTGCTCGACGGGTTCCGGCCGGACCGATGGGATCTCACGGGAGCGCTGATCTGCCTGACGGGAGTGGCGGTCATCATGTACGCGCCGCGCTGA
- a CDS encoding globin domain-containing protein, with protein sequence MTTVLPSALDTPAELETHHADVVRATLPVIAEHIDDITALFYQKMFGAHPELLANLFNRGNQKQGAQQRALAASIATFATHLVDPTLPHPRELLARIGHKHASLGVVAEQYPIVHEHLFAAIVEVLGADVVTAEIAAAWDRVYWLMADTLIGFERELYDGAGVAPGDVFRTAVVVDRIEDPSGVVTFVVESTDPARPFSDFLPGQYVSVGVTLSDGARQLRQYSLVTAPGNGRLAFAVRPVEATADQPAGEVSTFLTGTIGTGDVLDVTLPFGDLTIDTAATDPLVLISAGIGITPMIGILEYLAAATPQRKVLAIHADRTCDTHPLRAVQEDLIDSLPEATLELWYEQPTPGAHTGTLALSTLTLPTDAQIYLCGGAGFLQSARAQLTAAGVPSDRVHFELFAPNDWLLA encoded by the coding sequence ATGACCACCGTTCTGCCTTCGGCGCTGGATACTCCCGCGGAATTGGAGACCCACCATGCCGACGTGGTGCGTGCGACGCTCCCGGTGATCGCCGAGCATATCGACGACATCACGGCGCTCTTCTACCAGAAGATGTTCGGCGCTCATCCCGAGCTGCTGGCGAATCTGTTCAATCGCGGCAACCAGAAGCAAGGCGCGCAGCAGCGCGCGCTCGCGGCATCGATCGCCACCTTCGCCACCCACCTGGTGGATCCCACGCTGCCGCATCCGCGTGAACTGCTCGCCCGCATCGGCCACAAACACGCCTCGCTCGGCGTGGTCGCCGAGCAGTACCCGATCGTCCACGAGCACCTGTTCGCCGCGATCGTCGAGGTGCTCGGCGCCGATGTCGTCACCGCCGAGATCGCCGCCGCCTGGGACCGCGTCTACTGGCTGATGGCCGACACCCTCATCGGTTTCGAACGCGAACTCTACGACGGCGCGGGCGTGGCACCCGGTGACGTGTTCCGCACGGCCGTCGTCGTCGACCGCATCGAGGACCCTTCCGGCGTGGTCACCTTTGTCGTGGAGTCCACGGACCCCGCCCGCCCGTTCTCGGATTTCCTTCCCGGACAGTACGTCTCGGTGGGTGTCACGCTGTCCGACGGCGCCCGCCAGCTGCGCCAGTACAGCCTGGTCACCGCACCGGGCAACGGCCGTCTGGCCTTCGCGGTTCGTCCGGTCGAGGCGACCGCCGACCAGCCCGCGGGTGAAGTCTCCACGTTCCTGACCGGCACCATCGGCACCGGCGACGTCCTCGACGTCACCTTGCCCTTCGGTGATCTCACCATCGACACCGCCGCCACCGACCCGCTGGTCCTCATCTCCGCCGGTATCGGCATCACCCCGATGATCGGCATCCTCGAATACCTCGCCGCCGCCACCCCGCAGCGCAAGGTCCTCGCCATCCACGCCGACCGCACCTGCGACACCCACCCGCTGCGTGCCGTGCAGGAGGATCTGATCGACAGCCTGCCCGAGGCCACCCTCGAACTCTGGTACGAACAGCCCACCCCCGGCGCGCACACCGGCACGCTCGCCCTGTCCACCCTCACCCTCCCCACCGACGCCCAGATCTACCTCTGCGGCGGCGCCGGCTTCCTCCAGTCGGCCCGGGCTCAGCTCACCGCCGCGGGCGTCCCGTCCGACCGTGTCCACTTCGAGCTCTTCGCCCCGAACGACTGGTTGCTCGCCTGA